Proteins from a genomic interval of Rhodococcus rhodochrous:
- a CDS encoding WhiB family transcriptional regulator, which yields MPVLSLISGFGDPADGEEQWQERALCAQTDPEAFFPEKGGSTREAKRICMGCEVRDDCLEYALAHDERFGIWGGLSERERRRLKRGIV from the coding sequence GTGCCCGTCCTGAGTTTGATCTCGGGATTCGGCGACCCAGCGGATGGCGAGGAGCAGTGGCAGGAGCGTGCGCTCTGTGCGCAGACCGATCCGGAGGCATTCTTCCCCGAGAAGGGTGGCTCCACCAGAGAGGCCAAGCGCATCTGCATGGGGTGTGAGGTCCGGGACGACTGTCTCGAATACGCACTCGCCCACGACGAGCGGTTCGGTATCTGGGGCGGGCTTTCCGAGAGGGAACGCCGTCGCCTCAAGCGCGGAATAGTCTGA